The following are from one region of the Phoenix dactylifera cultivar Barhee BC4 unplaced genomic scaffold, palm_55x_up_171113_PBpolish2nd_filt_p 001312F, whole genome shotgun sequence genome:
- the LOC120108394 gene encoding glucan endo-1,3-beta-glucosidase 11-like, which yields MSVHSLLVLLLLGFLRRAPPCSATSVSLVGINYGRVGNNLPSPETVPRLVSTIGVGRVRLYDADPAAIRAFANTGIELVVGLPDRCLPKLAGDAGQALAWVRSNVQAYLPAAKIAFLTVGNEVLTSNNTALPRFLLPAMENLHSALTSLGLDRQIAVTTAHSLAVLGDSYPPSTATFRRDLLPLVCPLLDFHARTGSPFFINAYPYFAYEKDPSGVALDYALLQPGAAPVVDPRSGLKYGSLLHAQIDAVYHAIAAAGATKGVEVRVSETGWPSAGDADEAGATAENAATYNRNLMKLVAEGKGTPLVPKVPLRVYMFALFNENLKPGPTSERNYGLFKADGTPAYQLGFTLDNSTATGAGAGGATGWSGDSSGQSSSGYYSISAAAATEEWVRQRRVVNAAAGMVFFCFVICGNLMVGQWVGISK from the coding sequence ATGTCGGTGCATTCCCTGCTAGTTTTGCTCCTCCTGGGATTTCTCCGGCGGGCGCCGCCGTGCTCGGCCACCTCCGTGTCTCTCGTGGGCATCAACTACGGCCGGGTGGGTAACAACTTACCCTCGCCGGAGACGGTGCCCCGCCTCGTCTCTACCATCGGCGTCGGCCGCGTCCGCCTCTACGACGCCGACCCCGCCGCCATCCGCGCCTTCGCCAACACCGGCATCGAGCTCGTCGTCGGCCTCCCCGACCGCTGCCTCCCCAAACTAGCCGGCGACGCTGGCCAGGCCCTCGCCTGGGTGCGGTCCAATGTCCAGGCCTACCTCCCGGCGGCGAAGATCGCCTTCCTTACCGTCGGCAACGAGGTGCTCACCAGCAACAACACCGCCCTCCCCCGCTTCCTCCTCCCGGCCATGGAAAACCTCCACTCCGCCCTCACCTCCCTCGGCCTCGACCGCCAGATCGCCGTCACCACCGCCCACTCCCTCGCCGTCCTCGGCGACTCCTACCCGCCCTCCACCGCCACCTTCCGCCGCGACCTCCTCCCCCTCGTCTGTCCCCTCCTCGATTTCCACGCCCGCACCGGTTCCCCCTTCTTCATCAACGCCTACCCCTACTTCGCCTACGAGAAGGACCCCTCCGGCGTCGCCCTCGACTACGCCCTCCTCCAGCCCGGCGCCGCCCCCGTCGTCGACCCGCGCTCCGGCCTCAAGTACGGCAGCCTCCTCCACGCCCAGATCGACGCCGTCTACCACGCGATCGCCGCCGCCGGGGCGACCAAGGGGGTCGAAGTCAGGGTCTCGGAGACCGGGTGGCCGTCGGCCGGCGACGCCGACGAGGCGGGGGCGACGGCGGAGAACGCGGCCACCTACAACCGGAATTTGATGAAGCTGGTGGCGGAGGGGAAGGGTACGCCGCTGGTGCCCAAGGTGCCGCTGCGGGTCTACATGTTTGCGCTCTTCAACGAGAACTTAAAGCCCGGCCCTACGTCGGAGAGGAACTACGGGCTCTTCAAGGCCGACGGGACGCCGGCGTACCAGCTTGGCTTCACGCTCGACAACTCCACCGCCACCGGCGCAGGAGCTGGTGGTGCTACGGGCTGGAGCGGGGATTCCTCCGGCCAGTCCTCCTCCGGTTATTACAGCATTTCGGCGGCGGCCGCCACG